The proteins below are encoded in one region of Synergistaceae bacterium:
- the trmFO gene encoding methylenetetrahydrofolate--tRNA-(uracil(54)-C(5))-methyltransferase (FADH(2)-oxidizing) TrmFO yields the protein MKPDCAPDIVVVGGGLAGCEAAWQLAHRGFRVRLFEMRPFIQTPAHSTAQLAEIVCSNSFGGEGETGAPGILKAELELGGSLILQCAHVSRVPAGRALAVDRERFSELVSAHVESHPRIEVLREEMTRLPDSDSKTPLVIATGPLTSFAMAESLQAFVGGNYLSFFDAAAPIVTWESIDMEKAYAAGRYGQDDDYINCPMNREEYGLFYEALVKAERVVPHSFERGMRFEKDAYFEGCMPVEVLASRGMDTLRFGPMKPVGLPDPRTGREPYAVAQLRRDNREGTLYNLVGFQTGLKWGEQSHLIHLIPGLENAEIARFGVMHRNIYVNAPVVLDCHLRLKKLGKESENKANKALENRDIFLAGQLAGVEGYMESTAMGLVAGVNAARLLAGGPLLHWPRETAIGSLLTYLQNAETGKKTFQPMNVNLGIFPSLPQNMRDKKQKARAVYSRAIAATQAFWGGTPYATI from the coding sequence ATGAAGCCTGATTGCGCTCCCGATATCGTCGTTGTGGGAGGCGGCCTTGCGGGATGCGAGGCCGCCTGGCAATTAGCCCATCGCGGTTTTCGCGTCCGGCTTTTCGAGATGCGCCCTTTTATTCAAACCCCGGCGCACAGCACCGCCCAGTTGGCGGAGATCGTATGCAGCAACTCCTTTGGTGGCGAGGGAGAGACGGGCGCTCCAGGCATCCTGAAGGCGGAGCTAGAACTGGGAGGCTCCCTCATCCTTCAATGTGCTCATGTCTCCCGCGTTCCCGCCGGAAGGGCTTTGGCCGTGGACCGTGAACGATTTTCCGAACTGGTGAGCGCCCACGTGGAATCCCACCCCCGCATCGAAGTCCTGCGCGAGGAAATGACTCGTTTACCCGACTCCGACTCTAAAACCCCGCTAGTAATCGCCACGGGGCCCTTGACCTCTTTTGCTATGGCCGAGAGCTTACAGGCCTTCGTGGGGGGAAATTACCTTTCTTTTTTCGACGCCGCGGCGCCCATCGTGACCTGGGAATCCATTGACATGGAAAAGGCCTACGCGGCGGGACGGTACGGGCAAGACGACGACTACATCAACTGTCCCATGAACCGAGAGGAATACGGCCTTTTTTACGAAGCTCTGGTGAAAGCGGAGCGGGTGGTTCCCCATTCCTTTGAAAGAGGGATGCGTTTTGAAAAGGACGCGTACTTCGAGGGGTGTATGCCCGTGGAAGTTCTGGCTTCCCGGGGTATGGACACTTTGCGATTCGGGCCGATGAAGCCGGTGGGGCTTCCAGACCCCCGGACCGGACGCGAACCCTACGCGGTGGCGCAACTACGCCGAGACAACCGAGAGGGGACCCTTTACAACCTGGTAGGTTTCCAGACCGGCCTAAAATGGGGCGAGCAGTCGCACCTGATCCACCTAATCCCTGGCCTGGAAAACGCGGAAATCGCGCGCTTCGGAGTCATGCATCGAAACATTTACGTCAACGCCCCCGTCGTGTTGGACTGCCACTTACGGTTGAAAAAACTGGGAAAAGAATCGGAAAATAAGGCAAATAAGGCATTGGAAAATCGCGACATTTTCCTGGCCGGACAACTAGCAGGAGTCGAAGGCTACATGGAAAGCACCGCTATGGGACTGGTGGCCGGGGTGAACGCCGCGCGGCTTCTGGCAGGCGGGCCTTTGCTTCATTGGCCCCGCGAGACCGCCATCGGGTCTCTTCTCACCTACCTGCAAAACGCGGAGACGGGGAAAAAAACATTTCAACCCATGAACGTCAACCTGGGCATTTTCCCTTCCCTTCCCCAGAATATGAGAGACAAAAAACAAAAAGCGCGCGCCGTTTACTCTCGCGCGATAGCCGCCACTCAGGCGTTTTGGGGCGGGACGCCATATGCTACAATTTAG
- the topA gene encoding type I DNA topoisomerase, with translation MMVKRKTTPEPELKLKKNPAKKKTEKSVSKTLETKKSKNKENAKTKETGKTLIIVESPSKAKTLSKILGSGYIIKSSVGHIRDLPRSRMAIDIENDFAPEYILVKGKAPIKNELAALSQNAAGVLLASDPDREGEAIAWHLAELLSVPLDEKCRVRFYEITANAVREAVAHPDVIDLRKVDAQQARRILDRLVGYTLSPLLWNKVRYGLSAGRVQSVALDLICEREREIKKFMPEEYWSVTVKADASGASSSEGRSYELKSEGRSYELKVDRWEGKTLWKNSMPLLIKDGEFAETIIQEIRGNEIVVSEFRLRESQRKPQPPFKTSSLQQEAARRLGLSPRRTMRIAQDLYEGLDLHGRGHTGMITYMRTDSLRISEEAIGACRDYITSKYDPRYLPGKPNLYTATGRSQDAHEAIRPTDVNITPDSVQYALSQEQFKLYDMIWRRFVASQMTNAVVANSTLLASAGLVGMRQLGESLIFEGWSVIWPLELKGDTLEPAKEGEHLTFVSAEKEQRFTRPPARYSEATLIKALEEDGVGRPSTYATIVETLYNRDYVEKNEDKRLAPTSLGMIVDEFLKKYFDRESLASIVNAGFTAQMEKELDEVEEDKRKWLDVVKRFWQDFSQTVEVAKDAAKVELPDPEPVGEDCPQCGSPLVKKRGRFGEFIACSGYPECRYTRAILTTIGVKCPQCGETAGGEIVKRRSKKGKTFFGCSRYPDCDYIAWNQPTGKKCPDCSGDLQKRGKTILCPTCGYKTQEESLEA, from the coding sequence ATGATGGTCAAACGCAAGACGACGCCGGAACCGGAGCTGAAGTTGAAAAAAAATCCGGCCAAAAAGAAAACCGAGAAAAGCGTCTCGAAGACCTTGGAGACAAAAAAATCAAAAAACAAAGAAAACGCGAAAACCAAAGAAACCGGGAAAACGTTGATTATTGTGGAGTCCCCCTCCAAGGCAAAGACCCTGTCCAAGATTCTGGGGTCGGGTTATATCATCAAGTCCAGCGTGGGGCACATCCGTGACCTGCCCCGTAGCCGCATGGCCATCGATATCGAGAACGATTTCGCGCCGGAGTACATTCTGGTTAAGGGAAAAGCTCCTATCAAAAACGAGCTAGCCGCTCTCTCCCAAAACGCCGCAGGCGTCCTGTTGGCTTCCGACCCCGACCGAGAGGGGGAGGCCATCGCTTGGCATCTGGCGGAACTTTTGTCCGTACCGCTGGACGAAAAATGCCGGGTCCGTTTTTATGAGATCACCGCCAACGCGGTGCGGGAGGCCGTCGCGCACCCGGACGTTATCGATCTACGCAAAGTGGACGCGCAGCAGGCGCGCCGCATTCTGGACCGGTTGGTGGGTTATACCCTATCTCCACTTTTGTGGAACAAGGTTCGCTATGGGCTTTCAGCGGGTCGGGTCCAATCGGTAGCGCTGGATCTCATCTGCGAGCGGGAGCGGGAAATCAAAAAGTTCATGCCTGAAGAATACTGGAGCGTCACGGTAAAAGCCGACGCGTCGGGAGCCAGCTCCTCTGAAGGGCGCAGCTATGAGCTGAAATCTGAAGGGCGCAGCTATGAGCTGAAAGTGGACCGTTGGGAGGGCAAAACCCTGTGGAAAAACAGTATGCCCCTCCTGATCAAGGACGGCGAGTTTGCCGAAACGATCATTCAGGAGATCCGCGGGAACGAAATTGTCGTCTCGGAATTTCGTCTGCGGGAAAGCCAACGCAAACCCCAACCCCCCTTCAAGACCAGCAGCCTTCAACAAGAGGCCGCGCGCCGTCTAGGGTTATCCCCTCGTCGTACCATGCGCATTGCCCAAGACTTATACGAGGGCCTGGATTTGCATGGTCGGGGGCATACGGGCATGATCACTTACATGAGAACCGACAGCCTCAGAATCTCGGAGGAGGCGATTGGGGCCTGCCGCGATTACATCACCTCCAAGTACGACCCCCGCTATTTACCGGGGAAACCCAACCTCTACACGGCCACCGGACGCAGCCAGGATGCCCATGAGGCTATACGTCCTACGGACGTGAACATCACTCCCGATTCGGTGCAATACGCGCTCTCCCAGGAGCAGTTCAAGCTCTATGATATGATTTGGCGGCGGTTCGTGGCCTCCCAAATGACCAATGCGGTGGTGGCGAATTCCACCCTTTTGGCAAGCGCGGGGCTGGTCGGTATGAGACAGTTGGGGGAAAGTTTGATTTTTGAGGGATGGAGCGTGATTTGGCCTCTGGAACTGAAGGGTGACACTCTGGAACCAGCCAAAGAGGGAGAACATTTGACCTTCGTCTCCGCCGAAAAAGAGCAGCGTTTCACCCGCCCTCCCGCCCGGTACTCCGAGGCGACCCTCATAAAAGCTCTCGAAGAGGACGGCGTCGGTCGCCCCTCTACTTACGCTACCATCGTGGAGACCCTCTACAACCGGGACTACGTAGAAAAGAACGAGGACAAGCGGCTGGCCCCCACCTCCTTGGGAATGATCGTGGACGAATTTCTGAAGAAGTACTTCGACCGAGAAAGCCTAGCGTCTATTGTGAACGCGGGTTTCACCGCCCAGATGGAAAAAGAGCTGGACGAAGTAGAAGAAGACAAGCGCAAATGGCTGGATGTAGTGAAGAGATTTTGGCAGGACTTTTCTCAGACCGTCGAGGTGGCGAAAGACGCGGCGAAGGTGGAGTTGCCGGATCCGGAACCCGTGGGCGAAGACTGCCCCCAGTGTGGCAGCCCCTTGGTGAAGAAGCGCGGTCGTTTCGGGGAGTTCATCGCTTGCAGTGGCTACCCAGAGTGTCGTTACACCCGCGCCATTCTAACGACCATCGGAGTCAAATGCCCTCAGTGCGGCGAGACGGCAGGCGGCGAAATCGTCAAGCGGCGCAGTAAAAAGGGTAAAACCTTCTTCGGTTGCTCCCGTTACCCGGATTGTGACTACATCGCCTGGAACCAGCCTACGGGCAAAAAATGCCCCGACTGTAGCGGCGACCTCCAGAAGAGGGGTAAGACGATCCTCTGCCCCACCTGCGGCTATAAAACGCAGGAAGAGTCCCTTGAAGCCTGA
- the dprA gene encoding DNA-processing protein DprA: protein MNDVLKAKLLLNACKAPFTAWETLKSSDAPERLWTEGEPFWRQLGLRPSSSARLGELLAERDWPEREMDRVEAFGAHFVTLDDPSYPVRLKDLASPPIGLYIKGKLDSVKPSLALVGTRRCTHYGRVVADAIGRSAARAGHQIISGGAKGIDGTGHQSCLAEKGTTVAFLGTGVDRVYPVEHKPLFHEIAETGALISEYPMGTGGDPWRFPERNRLIVGLCNRLVIVESSEDGGAMITARLALDVGREIWCVPGRITDTTSKGTNALIRDGANVFIDVEDFIGKISGKYGQLLLNFGEEASEPRLSEKEKLLLELLRRKGGRTLDDLLAESGLSFVEIQMCLAVLTASNLAYSSGPGRFSAGM, encoded by the coding sequence ATGAACGACGTTCTCAAAGCTAAATTGCTTTTGAACGCTTGTAAAGCGCCGTTCACCGCTTGGGAGACGCTGAAGAGCAGCGACGCTCCAGAAAGACTTTGGACAGAGGGAGAGCCCTTTTGGCGACAACTGGGGCTTCGTCCATCCTCCTCTGCAAGGCTTGGGGAACTGCTGGCCGAGCGCGACTGGCCCGAACGGGAAATGGATCGGGTCGAAGCTTTTGGCGCGCACTTCGTTACACTAGACGATCCGAGCTATCCCGTGCGATTGAAGGACCTTGCTTCTCCGCCCATCGGTCTTTATATTAAGGGAAAACTTGACTCTGTGAAACCCAGCTTGGCCCTGGTGGGGACCCGGCGATGCACTCATTACGGGCGGGTCGTCGCCGACGCCATTGGACGCTCGGCGGCCCGCGCGGGACATCAAATTATCAGCGGCGGAGCAAAGGGCATCGACGGCACGGGGCACCAAAGCTGTTTGGCGGAAAAAGGAACGACAGTGGCCTTTCTGGGCACGGGAGTAGACCGGGTCTACCCCGTGGAGCACAAGCCTCTTTTCCACGAGATCGCGGAAACGGGGGCGCTGATCTCCGAATACCCTATGGGCACAGGAGGCGACCCTTGGCGTTTTCCCGAACGCAACCGCCTCATTGTGGGGCTGTGCAATCGCTTGGTGATCGTGGAGTCGTCGGAGGACGGGGGGGCGATGATCACCGCGCGTCTGGCGCTGGATGTGGGGCGTGAGATCTGGTGTGTGCCGGGCCGCATCACCGATACGACCTCTAAGGGAACGAACGCTTTGATCCGCGATGGAGCCAATGTCTTCATCGACGTGGAGGATTTCATCGGCAAAATATCGGGTAAGTACGGGCAACTACTCTTGAACTTCGGAGAAGAAGCGTCAGAACCGCGACTCTCTGAAAAGGAAAAGCTCCTGCTAGAGTTGTTGCGACGCAAAGGAGGCCGTACTTTAGACGATTTGCTGGCGGAAAGCGGGTTGAGTTTCGTTGAAATCCAGATGTGTCTCGCTGTGCTTACCGCGTCAAACCTGGCTTATTCCTCCGGCCCAGGACGATTCAGTGCGGGAATGTAG
- a CDS encoding protease modulator HflC, translating to MKKYIAIPMAVGLVALAAFFGAFYIVPTNEYAVVTQFGKIVREHRTPGIHAKIPFLDIVYSYPKWVQEHDSAPVETVLGDKRNVVFDTFLVYQISDPSAFHAKIRSQETLGRRIDDIIFGSIRVVAGLYTYDDILNGKREEIIAQTTDRVRSQAQEMGIEVILAAIRNFTLPEQNLQAIYSNMKSERVRIAQRILSAGTAEANRITSEADRKAQETIASAVKKSQTLRGEGDKEAQIIISEAMGNAYTLYEQMKAVEFFQKGLKDGTVLLVDPKTGFFKYLNDMTGK from the coding sequence ATGAAAAAATACATCGCGATTCCGATGGCGGTGGGTCTGGTGGCCTTGGCCGCATTTTTCGGAGCCTTTTATATCGTCCCCACTAATGAGTACGCCGTGGTTACCCAGTTCGGCAAAATCGTCCGCGAGCACCGAACTCCAGGTATTCACGCGAAGATCCCCTTTTTGGACATTGTCTACAGTTACCCCAAGTGGGTCCAGGAGCATGACTCCGCACCGGTGGAGACAGTTTTGGGGGACAAGCGCAACGTCGTGTTCGATACGTTTCTGGTTTATCAGATCAGCGACCCCTCGGCTTTCCACGCCAAGATCCGCTCTCAGGAAACTCTAGGCCGCCGCATCGACGACATCATTTTTGGATCCATTCGTGTCGTGGCCGGTCTTTACACTTATGACGATATTTTGAACGGTAAGCGCGAGGAGATCATTGCCCAAACCACGGACCGAGTGAGGTCCCAGGCTCAAGAGATGGGCATAGAGGTGATTTTGGCGGCCATTCGTAACTTTACCCTGCCGGAGCAAAACCTCCAGGCGATCTACTCGAACATGAAGTCCGAACGCGTGCGCATCGCCCAGCGCATCCTGTCCGCGGGCACAGCGGAAGCCAACCGCATTACATCGGAGGCGGACCGCAAGGCCCAGGAGACCATTGCGTCTGCCGTGAAAAAGAGCCAGACCCTGCGAGGCGAAGGGGATAAGGAAGCTCAAATCATCATCTCAGAGGCTATGGGCAACGCTTACACGCTCTACGAACAAATGAAAGCCGTGGAGTTCTTTCAGAAGGGCCTGAAAGACGGCACCGTCCTCTTGGTCGACCCCAAAACAGGGTTCTTCAAATACCTGAATGACATGACAGGAAAATGA
- the hflK gene encoding FtsH protease activity modulator HflK — translation MAKVIIMPDPDDPGFQGKLLRFVFQHVLWIVLLAVVVITVLRNIYTIPSGSKGIVLRFGAISGVVDPGLHVKLPFADEIYVVPAERKQSLEFGFRVGGTGELRGGNLRGNDSPIAGEKLMLTKDNKLIEVEWVMHFHIGAPEEYVFNLPGSPTVKEKILRDLCMSTMRRIFASVMFDEGLTSGKQKIQEEAFQSLQSTFNALKMGIQIDEILLQETNVSEAIKEEYNSVTTAEEQVKTMIYQAEAHANKVVPEAEGRASVLVNEGESYKFRRISEAEGEAARLLLLQEAYKHNPDLTRLNMWAEGMTEVWKKLKVVFVEGLSDADGTLKILPLPTDTIYPRTGRPEGGN, via the coding sequence ATGGCAAAAGTAATTATCATGCCGGACCCAGACGATCCGGGGTTCCAGGGAAAGCTCTTGCGTTTCGTTTTTCAACACGTCTTGTGGATAGTGCTCTTGGCCGTAGTCGTGATTACGGTACTAAGAAATATCTACACCATACCGTCGGGCTCCAAGGGAATCGTTTTGCGCTTCGGGGCAATCAGCGGGGTCGTGGACCCCGGGTTGCACGTGAAGCTCCCCTTCGCCGACGAGATTTACGTGGTACCAGCCGAGCGGAAACAAAGCCTGGAGTTCGGATTTCGGGTCGGTGGAACGGGCGAACTTCGGGGAGGCAATCTTCGAGGAAACGATTCCCCCATTGCGGGCGAGAAGCTCATGTTGACGAAGGACAACAAACTCATTGAGGTAGAGTGGGTCATGCACTTCCACATCGGAGCTCCGGAGGAGTACGTGTTCAACCTGCCAGGTTCTCCGACCGTCAAGGAAAAAATCTTGCGAGATCTGTGCATGTCCACGATGCGTCGAATTTTCGCCAGCGTGATGTTCGACGAAGGGTTGACCAGCGGTAAACAAAAGATCCAGGAGGAGGCGTTTCAGAGCCTTCAGTCCACCTTTAACGCATTGAAAATGGGGATTCAGATCGACGAGATCCTTTTACAGGAAACGAACGTTAGTGAGGCGATTAAAGAGGAATACAACAGCGTCACCACGGCAGAGGAACAGGTTAAGACCATGATCTACCAGGCCGAAGCCCACGCCAATAAGGTAGTTCCCGAGGCAGAGGGAAGGGCTTCAGTGCTGGTCAACGAGGGAGAGTCCTATAAGTTCCGGCGCATCTCAGAGGCCGAAGGCGAGGCCGCGCGGCTGCTGTTACTCCAAGAGGCCTACAAGCACAACCCCGACCTGACACGCCTCAACATGTGGGCCGAGGGCATGACGGAGGTCTGGAAAAAGCTAAAAGTTGTCTTCGTCGAGGGATTGAGCGATGCCGATGGCACACTGAAAATCTTGCCCTTGCCCACCGACACCATTTATCCGCGAACTGGTCGCCCGGAGGGAGGAAACTGA
- a CDS encoding 5-oxoprolinase subunit PxpA: MPLVDLNSTLGESFGIWQRGMDDAMLRIVSSGAVACGFHAGDPIVMQAAVASARRAGVSVGATIGYPDLQGYGQRDINMTPYEIYVYALYQIGALSAICQANNVKLDFVKPHGALYRRASAELAVAKSIACAIRDTDKSIVFLGQNGTCFERAAADVGLTFAGEVFADRGYREDGSLIPSGERGDVVTDPVVAADRMLRLLKEGVLLTSSGATVPMKVSSIGIHGSYAGSTKLAFALKEVLEANSFTISGLRKILKSWPSEAPSTEFTVSTGS, encoded by the coding sequence ATGCCTTTGGTAGACCTGAACAGCACATTGGGTGAAAGTTTCGGTATTTGGCAAAGGGGAATGGACGACGCGATGCTCCGCATTGTGAGTTCTGGAGCGGTCGCCTGTGGGTTTCACGCGGGCGATCCTATTGTTATGCAGGCTGCTGTGGCCTCGGCTCGCCGCGCGGGCGTGAGCGTCGGCGCGACCATCGGTTACCCGGACCTCCAAGGCTACGGACAGCGCGATATCAACATGACACCTTACGAAATTTACGTTTATGCCCTTTACCAGATAGGTGCCCTGTCAGCGATTTGTCAGGCGAATAACGTGAAACTCGACTTCGTGAAACCTCACGGAGCGCTTTACCGAAGGGCGTCCGCGGAGTTGGCCGTGGCTAAGTCTATTGCCTGCGCCATCAGAGATACGGACAAGAGCATCGTCTTCCTAGGGCAAAACGGTACCTGTTTTGAGCGCGCTGCGGCCGATGTGGGACTGACTTTCGCGGGGGAAGTGTTCGCGGACCGAGGTTATCGTGAGGACGGCTCTCTGATCCCCAGTGGCGAACGGGGCGACGTGGTGACTGACCCTGTGGTTGCCGCCGACCGGATGCTGCGGTTGCTCAAAGAAGGCGTGCTTCTGACCTCTAGCGGGGCCACGGTGCCGATGAAAGTGTCTTCGATCGGCATTCATGGCAGTTACGCCGGCTCCACGAAGCTGGCTTTTGCGCTCAAGGAGGTATTGGAGGCTAACAGTTTCACCATCTCCGGTCTGCGGAAAATTCTGAAGTCCTGGCCCTCGGAGGCTCCTTCGACAGAATTTACCGTCTCGACGGGATCGTAA
- a CDS encoding 4-hydroxy-tetrahydrodipicolinate reductase, which produces MKYGIVGASGRMGQEVVRLFGQEGHELTLTSDLAGIERKGTLDVLVDFSSYTALPGTVELCKTHGTALVIGTTALKEEHFALLRDLGKEVAVVQSYNFAMGVNVLKMILRDYAPLLSDWDLEIEETHHNKKKDAPSGTAIFLRDATGRNCPTHSLRLGGVPGDHSVRFANDGEVLTFTHRALARNVFALGALRAALFVAEAEKGFYTFEDVLKKTRKTEERT; this is translated from the coding sequence ATAAAGTACGGAATCGTCGGAGCTTCTGGACGTATGGGGCAAGAGGTTGTGAGGCTTTTCGGACAAGAGGGCCACGAACTCACCTTGACCTCGGACTTGGCAGGAATAGAACGCAAGGGCACTCTGGACGTTTTGGTGGACTTTTCCTCTTACACGGCGTTGCCCGGAACGGTGGAGCTGTGCAAGACCCACGGGACGGCGCTGGTGATAGGGACTACAGCGCTGAAAGAAGAACATTTCGCCCTTTTGAGGGATCTGGGCAAAGAAGTAGCCGTAGTGCAAAGTTACAACTTTGCCATGGGGGTCAACGTTCTAAAGATGATCCTGCGGGACTACGCTCCCCTGTTGTCCGACTGGGACCTGGAAATTGAGGAAACACACCACAACAAGAAAAAAGACGCACCTTCTGGCACGGCAATCTTTCTGCGGGACGCCACGGGGCGAAACTGCCCCACTCATTCGCTGCGCTTAGGGGGCGTGCCAGGCGATCACAGCGTCCGTTTCGCAAACGACGGAGAAGTGCTAACCTTTACCCACAGGGCACTGGCCCGCAACGTTTTTGCCCTAGGAGCTCTGCGCGCCGCCCTCTTCGTCGCGGAGGCGGAAAAAGGCTTTTATACGTTCGAGGACGTCTTGAAAAAAACTAGAAAAACGGAGGAACGAACATGA
- the dapD gene encoding 2,3,4,5-tetrahydropyridine-2,6-dicarboxylate N-acetyltransferase: MSTEEVIRLIKESKKRTLARAFVAGDLKGLDWCELKFVGGADFGTVYGDYELIVEALSKYKSRLITSDVEVRARNSAVPLADLTRYEARIEPGAIIRDKVVIGKNAIVMMGAVINVGAVVGEGTMIDMNCVLGGRARVGAKCHIGAGAVIAGVVEPASAIPVVIGDNVLVGANAVILEGVQVGEGSVVAAGSVVTRDVPAGSVVAGSPAQIVKSVDEQTVSKTKIVEDLRKL; encoded by the coding sequence ATAAGCACTGAGGAAGTCATCCGCCTGATCAAGGAATCCAAAAAACGAACCCTCGCCCGCGCCTTCGTGGCCGGAGACCTGAAAGGACTGGACTGGTGTGAGTTGAAATTTGTGGGTGGAGCGGATTTCGGAACAGTCTATGGGGATTACGAGCTGATCGTGGAGGCTTTGTCGAAATACAAGTCCCGTCTTATCACCTCGGACGTAGAGGTTCGCGCGCGTAACTCCGCCGTGCCCCTGGCGGACCTGACACGCTACGAAGCTCGGATCGAACCGGGCGCCATCATCCGGGACAAGGTGGTGATCGGCAAGAACGCCATCGTGATGATGGGTGCCGTGATCAACGTTGGCGCGGTCGTCGGCGAGGGAACCATGATCGACATGAATTGCGTCCTGGGCGGACGAGCCCGCGTCGGAGCTAAATGTCATATCGGAGCGGGCGCGGTGATCGCCGGCGTCGTGGAACCAGCCTCCGCCATCCCTGTGGTGATTGGTGACAACGTGTTGGTGGGAGCTAACGCCGTCATCCTCGAAGGGGTCCAGGTCGGGGAGGGTTCCGTTGTGGCGGCGGGTTCGGTGGTGACTCGGGATGTGCCGGCGGGATCCGTCGTAGCGGGATCCCCCGCCCAAATCGTCAAGAGCGTCGATGAGCAAACTGTCTCTAAGACCAAAATCGTTGAGGATCTGAGGAAACTGTAA